TGCTGGGCAAGGGGTGGAGCGGCGGGCCGGATGACCTGGTGCGCGCCATCGCCGATGGCGGATATGCCGGTCTCGAAATTACCGACACGATGATCGGTCACTACGCGCTCAAGCCCGGCGACTTTGCCCGGACTCTTGCGGAGGCCGGTTTAACGCTGGTTTCCTTTGCCTTCGGCTCGGCTAGCGGTTTCACGCTGACGGAAAAGATCGCTTCCGATCTCGAGATGGCGCGGCGATGGGTGGATTTCGCGGCGAATTTTCCCGGTGCGATGGTGTCGATGGGATCGGCCACGGTCGTTTCGGATGGGCCGCGTGAGGAAAAGTTTGCCATCGCGGCGGAGTGCTATAATCGCGCGACCGAGATCGGACGATCGGCCGGCGTCGCCGTTGCCGTGCACCCTTCCTCGCACCACAATACGCTGCTCTTCACCAGGGCCGACTATGACCGGCTGTTTGCTCTCCTGGATCCACGCGTGGGCTGGGTGCCGGATACCGGCCATATCCTGCGGGGCGGCCAGGAGATCGGCGAGACGCTTTCGGCCTATCGCAACCGCATCCGCTACGTGCATCTGAAGGATGTCGACGCCGGGGGGATCTGGGCGATGCTCGGCGAAGGCGTCTGCGACGTGCCCGCCGTGATTTCGGCCGTCCGGCAGGCGCCGGAGTTCACCGGCTGGATCGTGGTGGAGGAAGAGTCGGACCATGCCGGAACCGATCCTGCCGCCGCCGTTCGCAAGAATCTCGAGACACTTCGAGAGCTGGGGTTTTAGCCGATCTCGTTTCCCCGCGCCGGCCGGCGCCAAAGCCTCTCCCGGCTCGCTTTTCGCGTGAAGAGAGAGGCTGAAGATCACGCGTAACGGACCTCCACGCCGAGTTTGTCCAGCCGGTGGCGGATGCTGTGCGGCATGTTGCTGTCGGTGATGATCAGATCGACGCGCGACAGCGAGAAGGCTTTGGAGGAGGCGCCGATATCGAACTTGCTCGAATCCGCCACGAGCACGACGCGCCGGGCCATACGAACCAGGTTGCGCTTGGTCCGCGCAATATCCTCGGAGACATCGACGACGTCGAAGGCCTGATCGATCGCATGGGCGCTGACGAAGGCCTGGTGGGCGACGAGCCCGCCGACCGCCTTGT
The window above is part of the Rhizobium sp. BT03 genome. Proteins encoded here:
- a CDS encoding sugar phosphate isomerase/epimerase codes for the protein MNDVALKIGCQTFTWEMLGKGWSGGPDDLVRAIADGGYAGLEITDTMIGHYALKPGDFARTLAEAGLTLVSFAFGSASGFTLTEKIASDLEMARRWVDFAANFPGAMVSMGSATVVSDGPREEKFAIAAECYNRATEIGRSAGVAVAVHPSSHHNTLLFTRADYDRLFALLDPRVGWVPDTGHILRGGQEIGETLSAYRNRIRYVHLKDVDAGGIWAMLGEGVCDVPAVISAVRQAPEFTGWIVVEEESDHAGTDPAAAVRKNLETLRELGF